From Pagrus major chromosome 6, Pma_NU_1.0, one genomic window encodes:
- the alas1 gene encoding 5-aminolevulinate synthase, non-specific, mitochondrial — MDVLLRRCPFLARVPQAFLQQTKKSLTVYAQQCPIMMELASKPMAPSMARALCSSSSSSSYQKIEDTMSASEAPKQEVEPKLPAGHPMPPQGQAVASKCPFLAAEMGQKNSSVVRQVGIEFQEDVQEVRTVQKEVSPSQLKKPSMDSNMKGSGDEQTNLMKALLKQRPKRVSHLLQDNLPNSMSRFRYDDFLEKKIVEKKNDHTYRVFKTVNRLAKEFPMADDFSGSLEDKREVSVWCSNDYLGMSRHPRVVQSIMDTLRKHGSGAGGTRNISGTSKFHVELEQELADLHNKDAALLFTSCFVANDSTLFTLAKMLPGCEIYSDAGNHASMIQGIRNSGAKKFIFRHNDVSHLREVLQKGDPTKPKIVAFETVHSMDGAVCPLEEMCDVAHEFGAITFVDEVHAVGLYGARGGGIGDRDGIMHKMDIISGTLGKAFGCVGGYIASTAALVDTVRSYAAGFIFTTSLPPMLLAGARQSIQVLKGEEGRTLRRKHQRNVKLLRQMLMDSGLPVVHCPSHIIPVRVSDAEKNTEVCDLMMSRHNIYVQAINYPTVARGEELLRIAPTPHHTPEMMKYFVEKLVDTWKEVGLGLNPHSSAECTFCQQPLHFELMSDREKSYFSGLSHPISACA, encoded by the exons ATGGATGTGCTGTTGCGTCGCTGTCCGTTCCTGGCTCGTGTGCCCCAGGCTTTCCTCCAGCAGACCAAAAAGTCTCTGACGGTGTATGCCCAGCAATGCCCCATCATGATGGAGCTGGCCTCTAAGCCCATGGCTCCATCAATGGCACGGGCcttgtgctcctcctcttcatcctcctcttacCAGAAGATTGAGGACACCATGTCTGCCAGTGAAG CccccaaacaggaagtggagccCAAGCTGCCTGCTGGCCATCCTATGCCACCCCAAGGCCAGGCAGTGGCCTCCAAATGCCCTTTCCTGGCTGCCGAGATGGGCCAGAAGAACAGCAGTGTGGTCCGCCAGGTCGGCATTGAGTTCCAAGAGGATGTTCAGGAAGTCCGCACTGTCCAGAAGG AAGTGTCCCCTTCCCAGCTGAAGAAGCCGTCCATGGACAGTAACATGAAGGGAAGTGGAGATGAGCAAACTAATCTGATGAAGGCTCTCCTGAAACAGCGGCCTAAAAGAGTCTCCCACCTGCTGCAGGACAACTTGCCCAATAGta TGTCCCGTTTCCGTTATGATGACTTTCTTGAGAAGAAGATAGTAGAGAAGAAGAACGACCACACATACCGTGTGTTTAAGACTGTGAATCGTCTGGCCAAAGAGTTTCCAATGGCTGACGACTTCTCGGGCTCCTTAGAGGACAAGAGGGAGGTGTCCGTTTGGTGCAGCAACGACTATCTGGGCATGAGTCGACATCCTCGGGTCGTCCAATCCATAAT GGATACTCTACGTAAGCATGGCTCAGGGGCGGGAGGCACCAGGAACATCTCTGGGACCAGTAAATTCCACGTGGAACTGGAACAAGAGCTGGCTGACCTTCACAATAAAGACGCAGCACTGCTCTTCACCTCCTGCTTTGTCGCCAACGACTCCACCCTCTTCACTCTGGCCAAGATGCTGCCtg GTTGTGAAATCTACTCCGACGCAGGCAACCACGCCTCAATGATTCAGGGTATCAGAAACAGCGGTGCTAAGAAATTTATTTTCCGCCACAACGACGTCTCCCATCTCCGAGAGGTTTTACAGAAGGGAGACCCCACAAAACCGAAGATCGTGGCCTTTGAGACCGTGCATTCCATGGATG GTGCTGTGTGTCCGCTGGAGGAGATGTGCGATGTGGCCCATGAGTTTGGTGCCATCACCTTCGTAGACGAGGTTCACGCTGTGGGCCTGTATGGCGCCAGAGGAGGTGGCATCGGAGACCGAGATGGCATCATGCACAAGATGGATATCATCTCAGGAACACTAG GCAAGGCCTTCGGTTGTGTAGGTGGCTACATTGCGAGTACCGCTGCCCTGGTGGACACGGTGCGTTCCTACGCTGCTGGTTTCATCTTCACCACCTCTCTGCCACCGATGCTGTTAGCCGGAGCAAGGCAGTCGATCCAGGTTCTTAAAGGCGAGGAGGGCCGTACACTGAGACGCAAACACCAGCGCAACGTCAAGCTGCTCCGACAAATGCTGATGGACTCTGGGCTGCCGGTGGTGCACTGCCCCAGCCACATCATCCCAGTCCGG GTATCAGACgctgagaaaaacacagaggtgTGTGACCTCATGATGAGTCGCCACAACATCTACGTGCAGGCCATCAACTATCCCACCGTTGCCAGGGGAGAAGAGCTCCTGCGTATTGCCCCAACGCCACACCACACCCCTGAGATGATGAAATACTTTGTTG AGAAGTTGGTGGACACGTGGAAAGAGGTGGGCCTGGGGCTGAATCCCCACTCCTCAGCAGAGTGCACCTTCTGCCAGCAGCCGCTGCACTTTGAGCTGATGAGCGACCGAGAAAAGTCTTACTTCAGCGGCCTCAGCCACCCTATCTCAGCCTGCGCATAA
- the b9d2 gene encoding B9 domain-containing protein 2, which translates to MAELHVIGQIVGGTGFPQNSLFCKWGVHTGGAWRLLSGLKEGQTQVDIPQLGDMAYWSHPIDLHYATKGLQGWPKLHVQVWHQDSFGRCQLYGYGYCHVPSSPGHHRISCATWRPLGSWQEQLAQMFVGGGPQLRSPDLIYSGADRYRLHTEAMGTVELELGVIMRHFDKYGVES; encoded by the coding sequence ATGGCAGAGCTGCACGTTATCGGCCAGATCGTTGGGGGCACTGGTTTTCCTCAAAACAGCCTCTTCTGCAAATGGGGGGTTCATACGGGAGGAGCATGGCGTCTCCTGTCTGGACTGAAGGAGGGTCAGACCCAGGTGGATATCCCCCAGTTAGGAGACATGGCATACTGGAGTCACCCGATAGATCTGCACTACGCGACTAAAGGACTCCAAGGCTGGCCGAAGCTTCATGTCCAAGTGTGGCACCAGGACTCTTTCGGACGCTGCCAGTTGTACGGGTACGGCTACTGTCACGTCCCCTCCAGCCCGGGACATCACCGGATAAGCTGTGCGACCTGGAGGCCGCTCGGCTCCTGGCAGGAGCAGTTGGCTCAAATGTTCGTCGGCGGAGGTCCCCAGCTCCGCAGCCCGGACCTCATATACAGCGGGGCGGACAGATACAGGCTGCACACCGAAGCCATGGGGACCGTGGAGCTGGAGCTAGGCGTTATCATGAGACACTTTGACAAATATGGCGTCGAGAGTTAA